Proteins from a genomic interval of Pelagibaculum spongiae:
- a CDS encoding cobalamin biosynthesis protein, with the protein MMQSQLLQKTAIYCITKNAIVQAIKLQQSLAGVSLFVSLKAANALLDDPQCEVTLPENCQVFDLPVKSQLTENFYQYHQHICIFSAGIINRSIAPLVADSRSDKKTDPAVICLDEQARFVIPLLSGHRGGANAMALRVSEILQATPVLTTASDSSETLSIDMLGAPFGWQLDPAFESAITPVSAAVVNQQPVVVVQAAGETEWWKFKKKMPLHIGCYNQLSKLQQSELAGLVVISDQQHIEDLCYPEKTVVWRPKSLVLGIGCDKNTPISTLEAGIEKFLAENNLAKSSISSLASIQLKAKEPGILQLAQQNQWRFDCFEPAELADIEGIENPSEYVKKITGVASVAEAAALKKADHNQLLVGKTKFLQDGFNMTLACVRIPFTTPLLKHGFKNWLKPDGSWPASKKHTSNTTANTNADTVGTKCAAKHSARHVDLNRPMLYHRHHLLLCDGKRCQQEGSEQLAHQLRSLLKQMGLNKGKQRIKISRSQCAGSCRNKIAMVIYERLTTDETPVNNGLWLKSIDLFTEDQWRELFQALADHQPVKTLIAEQHHIDIQSPELM; encoded by the coding sequence ATGATGCAGAGCCAGTTGCTGCAAAAGACAGCGATCTATTGCATCACTAAAAATGCCATTGTTCAGGCGATTAAACTGCAGCAATCTTTAGCAGGTGTTTCACTATTCGTCAGTTTAAAGGCAGCTAATGCTTTATTGGATGACCCACAATGTGAAGTGACATTGCCGGAAAATTGTCAGGTATTTGATTTACCGGTGAAGTCGCAATTGACTGAAAATTTTTATCAGTATCATCAGCATATTTGTATTTTTTCTGCCGGGATTATTAATCGAAGTATTGCGCCGTTAGTTGCAGATAGCCGATCCGATAAGAAAACCGATCCAGCTGTCATTTGCCTCGATGAACAAGCGCGTTTTGTTATTCCCTTATTAAGCGGTCATCGCGGTGGTGCCAATGCCATGGCGCTGCGAGTAAGCGAAATATTGCAAGCAACCCCGGTGTTAACTACGGCTTCAGATAGCTCTGAAACGTTATCGATAGATATGCTAGGTGCACCGTTTGGTTGGCAATTAGACCCGGCTTTTGAATCTGCAATTACTCCAGTTTCTGCTGCGGTGGTTAACCAGCAACCAGTGGTAGTGGTACAAGCTGCTGGTGAAACAGAGTGGTGGAAATTTAAAAAGAAAATGCCATTGCATATTGGTTGTTATAACCAACTATCGAAACTGCAGCAAAGTGAGCTTGCGGGTTTAGTGGTGATTAGCGACCAGCAGCATATCGAAGATTTATGCTATCCAGAAAAAACCGTGGTTTGGCGGCCAAAGTCGTTAGTGCTGGGGATTGGTTGCGATAAAAACACGCCGATTTCAACATTAGAAGCAGGGATAGAAAAATTTTTAGCTGAAAATAATCTGGCTAAAAGCTCGATTTCTAGTTTGGCTAGTATTCAATTAAAAGCTAAAGAGCCGGGTATTTTACAGCTGGCGCAACAAAACCAGTGGCGGTTTGATTGTTTTGAGCCTGCTGAATTGGCTGATATTGAAGGTATCGAAAACCCTTCAGAATATGTCAAAAAAATTACCGGCGTTGCATCGGTCGCTGAAGCCGCAGCATTAAAAAAAGCCGATCATAATCAACTGTTAGTCGGTAAAACTAAGTTTTTACAAGACGGTTTTAATATGACATTAGCCTGTGTTCGTATTCCGTTTACCACGCCGCTGTTAAAACATGGTTTTAAAAACTGGCTTAAGCCAGATGGTAGTTGGCCAGCAAGTAAAAAACACACATCTAATACAACAGCAAATACAAACGCTGACACAGTGGGTACAAAATGTGCAGCTAAACATTCAGCTAGGCATGTCGATCTGAATCGCCCCATGCTTTATCACCGTCATCACTTGTTATTATGTGATGGCAAGCGCTGTCAGCAAGAAGGCAGTGAACAATTAGCGCACCAGTTGCGATCATTGCTAAAGCAAATGGGTCTGAATAAAGGCAAGCAGCGAATTAAAATCAGCCGTAGCCAGTGTGCCGGAAGTTGCCGCAATAAAATTGCTATGGTGATTTACGAACGTTTAACGACAGATGAAACACCAGTGAATAATGGCTTATGGCTTAAAAGCATTGACTTGTTTACCGAAGATCAATGGCGCGAATTATTCCAGGCATTGGCAGATCATCAGCCAGTAAAAACGCTGATTGCCGAGCAACACCATATTGATATTCAGTCTCCAGAATTAATGTAG